From the Pyrenophora tritici-repentis strain M4 chromosome 5, whole genome shotgun sequence genome, the window TCGAATAGCATGCATCGATACCCGACGACACTAGCATGGAGTAGACACCACATATATGCTTACGTAAACATGCTGACGACGACTTCACGAGGCCAACCACCGCATGAATGAGCGTCAAATCCGATGGAGAAGGAGTTGGTAGAGTTCAAAAACACCCAAACAGCACTTGCCTCCCAGGATTACTCCTCGAACAACGAGGCATTTCTTTGCTTGCGTTGATGACTTACAGCAACGTCTCTTGAACAATCTACTCGACGACTCTTTCTCACCAACATCAGACCGCCACCGGAGCCCTGCCTAGATGAACTTTATTTCAGATACCAACCAGAACAATGGCTGACCAAGTCTTCGATATCATCCGACAGATGCCATACCATTATTTGTTCACCGGAACTCTGCTCGTCTGTTTCTTAGCAGCCAATGCCAAATCTTTGCCACTAGCCCATACGTTACGACTGGCCCCTTCGTTATATAGACTATTGAGGGCAAAGTTTGGGTCGAAACGCAGTAAAAGCGCATCGGCGCGTCAAGCAACCTCTACAACGACAACATCCTATGCTGCACAGCCCGCTCTGTTCAAGCATTGCACCTTACAATCTCGGGCCATCGCATTCGATCTGGACATAAACATTCACAAGTCGAACAGCACGTTTTTCGCAGACGCCGACATCAACCGCGCCGAGCTCATAACGAGTCTTTTGAGTCAAGCGTTGGCGAATCTTGGATCGCCTGCCTTCATTTTGGCCGGGGTGCAATGCAAGTTCCAAAGGGAGATCCGCCCCTACCAAAGCTATGTCGTGTCGTCGCGCATCCTGGCTTGGAGCGACAAGGCCATGTACGTAGTCACCTACTTCACAAAGCCTGGCACGAAGCTTGCGAGGGAGTTGGACCTGCTGGGTGGACCTGAAGCCCTGGCCAAGGACAGCCAGGTGCGCAAGATCCTTTTTGGGACAATGGTCTCAAAGTATGTCTTCAAGGCGGGAAGGGCTACCGTGGCGCCCGAGCACGTCTTTCAAGAAGCAGGTTTGCTCATCGAGGCTGACAGTAAGAACGGCGTATCTGGGGGGAATGAATTGATTAGTAGAGAAGACGTTGCTGCGAGCGTGCAGGCTGGTTTGAGATACATTACGCGTTGTATGGATTAGGCAAATGCCAAATTTACACCCTGCATGCTTGGGAGATACATTACACAGTGTATGGATTAGGTAAATGCTAAGCTTATACGCTGCAGGCTTGGCAGATATatgagagagagagggaCTACTACGCGCCCGACATGCAATGTTACTGTGTGTGCCCCACCCCGCTGACACCTTCCGCAAAAAGATGGACGCCTTACGGCAGGCTAAAAGATTAATGTAGTATCGATGGTATGTGACGCTGCAGCTGTGAGTCATTGTGCGTGAGACCTACTATTTAGTATAAATTTTCTATTATGAAAATAGATCTAGCTGTGACTGTGACGAGTCACGAAATGAAATGGTCTACATGCTTTCTTGCTTTGGGTCACAACTATGACCACAACATCATCAACACAGACGTAAGCACTAGCATTGAAGCAGCTGCACATCTTGAATCACTACTACGACACGCTCTCCTGCTCAGCCTCAACCGTCCTATGTAGCTACAAATTCCTCAAACCGAAGAGGCGCGCACCACCCAAAGGTATCCGCTACCCTGCCATGCTGAATGTCCTTCAGCGTGCTCGATAGCTTTTGGTAGCAGGGCCCGTTTTCAACGAAGCTAAAATCGCGATCTGTGGACTGGTGCCGGATCGCTGAAACCGACACCAGCCCGGCAGCCGTACCCACTGCAAGCACCTCGCTAAAGCTCGCGAGCTCGTCCAGTCTCACCTATACTGCGGTATCAGTCTCCAAGAGAAAATATTCGTTGGCAATTCAAGGCCGTATGCTCACCTGCCGCTTGACGACTTCCCACCCAAATGATGATGCCAGCTCCGAAACCGTCACGGCCGTGATGCTCTCAATGGCAGCCGGGCTAtccgccaccaccaccgtcgtgcGTTCGAGCTGGGTGCTCTCATCTATCGCGCGCTCGAAGGCAATGAAGCCCGAGGTGCTAAACTCATCAATAAACGTCTGCGTCTTGCTGTCAACATGCAGCAGCACGCCCCAGCCGCCGTTCTCTGGCTTCCGCGCTTCCCTCGACCACTTCATGACAGGCGCGTAGTTGCCGCCGACCTTGACGGCTCCTGTGCCGCGCGTGGCCGCCCGGTCAAAGTCTTCGGATACCAGTGCCCGCAGCGTCCCATGGCCGTGGAAGGCAATGTGCGGCTGCACGAAGACGCAGAATATGAACTCGTCTGGCGGCTCCAGCCCAATTTGGCAACCTGACCCGAACTGAAAGGGCCTGATGTACAGGCTTCCTGCGAAGTCGGCAGGTGGGACGAACTCGGCGTTCCGTGCTACAGCCAGGTGGACAGCCTTGAGGAAAAGCTCTTCTGACACGCTGGGCATGGAGACGGCTTCCGCCGACCGCTGCATGCGCTTCGCGTTCGCTTCGGCGCGGAAAATGAGTATGTTGTTGTCCTGCGTTCGCCGTGCTGTTTCCACGCAGCAATCGCCGTCAGCACCGAGATGGAAAACTCGC encodes:
- a CDS encoding IlvE, Branched-chain amino acid aminotransferase-4-amino-4-deoxychorismate lyase yields the protein MVSKSMRDYKDNNILIFRAEANAKRMQRSAEAVSMPSVSEELFLKAVHLAVARNAEFVPPADFAGSLYIRPFQFGSGCQIGLEPPDEFIFCVFVQPHIAFHGHGTLRALVSEDFDRAATRGTGAVKVGGNYAPVMKWSREARKPENGGWGVLLHVDSKTQTFIDEFSTSGFIAFERAIDESTQLERTTVVVADSPAAIESITAVTVSELASSFGWEVVKRQVRLDELASFSEVLAVGTAAGLVSVSAIRHQSTDRDFSFVENGPCYQKLSSTLKDIQHGRVADTFGWCAPLRFEEFVAT
- a CDS encoding 4HBT-2 domain containing protein, whose translation is MADQVFDIIRQMPYHYLFTGTLLVCFLAANAKSLPLAHTLRLAPSLYRLLRAKFGSKRSKSASARQATSTTTTSYAAQPALFKHCTLQSRAIAFDLDINIHKSNSTFFADADINRAELITSLLSQALANLGSPAFILAGVQCKFQREIRPYQSYVVSSRILAWSDKAMYVVTYFTKPGTKLARELDLLGGPEALAKDSQVRKILFGTMVSKYVFKAGRATVAPEHVFQEAGLLIEADSKNGVSGGNELISREDVAASVQAGLRYITRCMD